Genomic segment of Ruegeria sp. TM1040:
GTGGCAGGTTCAGGCGCTGCAGGAGCGCGCGGCAGAGGCGCTGCCGGAGGAAATCTGCCGTATCGAGCAGCTCTGCGCACAGATGGAGACCACGATTTCGGATCTGTTGGCCTCTGCTCAGCATCGCGGCAAGGGCAGTGACATCGCCGACATCGAAACCGGTGACGTGGTCGATGAGATCCGCACCGAGCTTGCAGAGCTTCTGACAGAGACCAAGGGGGAGCTCCGCGTGGAGACGCCCTTGCCGCGCGTGCATGCCAGCCGAGCCAAAGCCAAGGTCGTGTTTCAGAACCTTATCGCCAATGGTCTGATCTACAATCGGTCCGACACTCCGGTTGTGCGCGTCGGCTATCTGAGCGAGGACACCCCCGACGACAGCGGGCTCTTGCATGTGTTTTATGTGCGCGACAACGGCATCGGCATCGCGACCGAGGATCAGGGGCAGATTTTCCAGCCGGGCGTGCGGGGCAAACACTCTGGCATGCGACGCTTGCCCGGCACCGGGGGAAATGGTCTAGGCCTTTCCTTTGCCAAAGAAATCGTGGAAAGTTACGGCCAGTTGATCGCATTTGAAACCACCCCCGGAGAGGGGACTACCTTTTACTTTTCGCTGCCCAATGCGAAAGGTGAAGAGGCGATTTCTGTGACGGGCGAGGCGAGATTGGCGGACGCAAAATGACCAAGGTTCTGATTGTCGATGACAGCCCGGAGGACACCGAGATGCTGCGCAGGTTCTGCAGCGAGCTGCCCTCCTGCGTGATCGAGACCGCTGCCAGCGGTAGCGAGGGCGTGGCGCGGTTTGAAAAATGGCACGCAGATTGCGTACTGCTGGACTATCACCTCGCCGATAACAATGGTCTTTCGGTACTGGCGGATCTCAAGGCGCGCGATCCCTTTGTACCGGTGATCGTTCTGTCGGGACGCGGCAGCGAAGAGCTGGCTGCGGCCACGATGAAAGCTGGCGCCACGCGCTATCTGACCAAGCGCGGGCTGTCGCTTGATATGCTGCGCACCGCCATCGAGGCCTCGATCCGATGGATGCAGCACGCAGCCTTATCGCAGCGCAAATAGGTGCTGCTGGCCAGCCCTCGCTGCACCCGAGGCGCCGGGGTGTGGCTCCGTTTCCCAAAACCGATTGCCGTGGTTGACGCCAGCCCAGCGGGGGCGCCCGCGCTGGGTTTGCGTGTGTGTCGGACGCCCCGCTGCGGGCGCGATGCCTTTTGTGCTGAGGTGCGGCGAAGGGCTTGATTCGATGCCTGCCCGCCCTCCACACCGAGCCATGCACAGAGCGACTACCTGAGTCTTTGAAAAATCAAACGTCAGGGGTTGAAGTCGACCAGGTAAATTCCTTGCCGGATCAGCCCATTGGCGAAAAAGTGCCTTTGTTACAGCGCTCCCCCTTATGTGAACTGACCCGTTCAGTTGCCCTCGCTTTCAAGACCTTTTCCCAAAAAACTTAGGTGTTAGCTCCGTTGTCAGCCGGGTCCGGGGATGGAGGACGTCCGGCTGGCTAAAAAACCAGGAGACTCAGATGATGAGCACCAAAACCCTTGCGGTGGGCTCCAGCGCCCTTGCGCTGTCCGCCCTTCTTGCCGCCCCCGCCGTTGCGGGCCCCACCTATACCTCGGACAATGGTGGGTCCTTCCGTTGGTACGGTCAGCTCAACCTGGCCTATCAGGGCTATGACGACGGTCAGGAAGACTATAACCGACTCGTTGATAACGGAAATTCCGGATCGCGCGTTGGCTTCTGGCTGGAGCAGCCCTTTGGCGAGAACACCCTGAAATTCCGCTTTGAGACCTCCTTGTCGTTGCGCGGCTCGGATGGTGTGAACCAGAACGACCAAGGCGACATCACTGATTGGACCCGCAGCGATCTGCGTCATGTTGATCTGCAGTGGCACACCCCGCGCTACGGCACCTTCTCGCTGGGTCAGGGCTCCATGGCGGCAGATGGCGCCACCGGCATTGATCTCTCTGGCACCGGCGTTGTGGCTGGCTCTGCAGTCGCGGATGCTGCGGGGGGATATTTCCTGCGTGACACCGCAGGCAACCTCACCGGGATCGAAATCGGCGATGTTTTCTCGACCTTTGACGGCTCGCGTCGGGGCCGTATCCGCTATGACTCGCCGGAATTCTCGGGCTTTACCGTCTCTGCCTCTTATGGTGAGGACATCCTGACCCGGGACGCTGACACCCAGCAGTACGACATTGCCCTGAATTACCTGAACGAAGACCTCGGTGATTTCACTGTGGCCGGTGCACTGGCCGTCAGCTGGACCGAAAAGGGCGGCTCTGAGGACACCCGTGACACCATCGCTTCGGCGGCGGTTCTGCACGAACCCACGGGCCTCTCGCTGAGCGCGGCCACTGGCGACCGGGATACCGGTGGCGACTACGGCTATGTCAAGCTGGGCTACACCGCGAACCTGATCTCCGTTGGCGCCACCGCCTTCTCTGTCGACTACTATGACGGCTCGGATCTGGTTTCCACCAACGACAGCGCCGAGTCCTTTGGCATCGCGGCGGTCCAGAACTTCGACCAGCAGAACCTCGAGGCCTATATCGCGTATCGCGAATATTCCTACGATGATGCCTCCGCCACCAACTACCAGGACGGCTCTGCCATCCTTGCGGGCGCGCGCTGGAAGTTCTAAGCCACGTCTCAAGACAAATGCGGCGGCTGCGAGGGGTTTTTACCTCGTGACTCACTTGCCTTCGCCGCATGTCGTCATGCTGCGCCCTCCGGTCCCTGGCCGGAGGGCGTTCGCGCTCTCTTGGGGAGAATTGCGGCCTCGACCCCCGAAAACAGGGTGAAAAAGCCCCATTGAGGCGCTTGCCGGGGCGGATCAAGGCGGATGCCTCTTGCACCGCGACGCGCAGGCCAATAGAAGGCCACAAATTGTCTGGGGGCGGAGCCTGCGCGCGCGCCCCGAATCTCTATGGGGAATATGATGCAGGTCACCGAAACTCTGAACGAAGGTCTGAAGCGCGGCTACGCGATCACCATTCCGGCAACCGAGTTGGAAGAAAAGGTCAACGCGAAACTGGCCGAAGCGCAGCCCGAGATCGAGATGAAGGGCTTCCGCAAGGGCAAGGTGCCGATGCCGCTTCTGAAGAAGCAGTTCGGCGCGCGCCTGATGGGCGAAGTCATGCAGGAAGCTGTCGATGGTGCGATGAACAAGCACTTTGAAGAATCCGGCGACCGTCCGGCGCTCCAGCCCGACGTCAAAATGACCAACGAAGACTGGAAAGAGGGCGACGACGTCAACGTCGAGATGTCCTATGAAGCGCTGCCCGCGATCCCCGAGGTCGACGTATCCGGCGTGGAACTGGAAAAGCTCGTTGTCAAAGCCGAAGACGCAGCCGTGACCGAGGCGCTCGAAAACCTGGCGTCCTCCGCTCAGGAATTTGAAGCCCGCGAAGAAGGTGCTGCATCCGAGGATGGCGATCAGGTTGTGATCGACTTCGTCGGCAAAGTGGACGGCGAAGCGTTCGACGGCGGCTCTGCCGAAGATTACCCGCTGACGCTGGGCTCCAACTCCTTCATCCCCGGCTTCGAAGAGCAGCTGGTTGGCGTGAAGGCAGGCGACGCAAAAGACGTTACCGTGACCTTCCCCGAAGAATACGGCGCCGAGCACCTTGCTGGCAAAGAAGCCGTGTTCTCCTGCACCGTCAAAGAAGTCAAAGCCCCCAAAGCGGCCGAGATCAACGACGAGCTGGCGAAGAAATTCGGTGCCGAGGATCTCGATCAGCTCAAAGGTCAGATCTCCGAGCGTCTCGAAGCAGAATACGCCGGTGCCGCCCGTCAGGTGATGAAGCGCGCCGCGCTTGACGCCCTGGCCGAGCTGGTCTCCTTCGACCTGCCGCCGAGCCTCGTTGAGGCCGAAGCCAAGCAGATCGCACATCAGCTGTGGCACGAGGAAAACCCGGACGTGCAGGGCCACGATCACCCGGAAATCGAGCCCACCGATGAGCACAACAAACTGGCCGAACGTCGCGTGCGCCTTGGTCTGCTGCTCGCCGAAATGGGTCAGAAAGCCGAAGTCGAAGTGACCGACCAGGAAATGACCCAGGCGATCATGCAGCAGGCACGTCAGTACCCGGGCCAAGAACGTCAGTTCTTTGAGTTCATCCAGCAGAACGCCCAGATGCAGCAGCAGCTGCGTGCGCCGATCTTCGAAGACAAAGTGATCGATCTCGTGTTCGATCAGGCAAAAGTGTCTGAAAAAGAAGTCTCCAAAGAAGACCTGCAGAAAGCCGTTGAGGCACTCGAAGAAGAGTAAGATCTACTCATTTTGTATTTTCGAAAAGGCCGCCGTTCTGGCGGCCTTTTTTTGTTTTTGTGAGCAGCTGCGAAAAATATAGCGCGCGTCAAAGACCGAGCGCACGGCAGAGGCTTGCAACTTGAGAGGGTGACTCAATCAGGCCAGGGTTGCGGAGCCTACGCGACAGCGATGCCCGCGTGCATGCCCGACTGGAGGGAGCTCCAAATTCCCTTGGCAGAAAGGAAAGTTTCCGTTTCTACTCTTGCGTGCTATCGGATTGTGCGCAGCGATCCTGTCTATCGGTCCCGGGCTGGCTTAGGGGGAGAAGCCAAAGATTTTTCCCTCGCGATTGTCTTTGATGCAGACTTCATTTTTGCCCGCGGAAAATTCATTAAGTTTGGAAATTCGAAAGCCTTGGGGTGACTCGTTGCCTCGCCGTGGTCATAGGACGGACAAATGGCAGCACAGACCGCACGCACGCGCGTTGATTTCTACCTCGGAGCCTGTTTGGCCGTGGTCTGTGCTGGCATGGTGGTTCTGAATGTCTGTCGCGCGGATTACATCCTTGCGGGCGCCATTGCCGCTTTGCTGCTGAGTGTTGGCGCTGATCTTCAGGCTGCGTATCGCGGCAGAACGCTGCCGATTCCCATCCCGGCGATCCTGATCGGGCTTGGCGCCGTGATTCTGTTCTCGGTCTGGCGTCTGGGGCCACAGCTTGGGTTCTATGTCTTTCCCACATTGATTGGCGGCTATCTGGCCATGCCCGGACGCGGCGCCCTGTGGTATTCCATCACGCTGATCGCGGGCGTGACCGCAGTTCTTGTGGCGATAGGCGCCGACACCGCGTTGGTGCTGCGGTTGGGGTTTGCCCTGCTGATCTGCGTCGTTTTCCTGAGCTATGCCGCCAAACGCATTGTCGAAGCGCGCGATTCTCTTGAGGACAGCGCCTTTCTGGATCCGCTCACCGGCTGCTTCAATCGCCGCCATCTTGCACGGGTGGCGCAGAGCCAGGACCTGAGCAAAGCCGCCCTTATCTTGTTCGACCTTGATTACTTCAAAAGCGTCAACGACACCTATGGCCACCCCACCGGGGACTTTGTGCTGCGGGCTGTCACCTCGCTTGTGCGCCAGTTCCTTGGCCCGGAGGATCTGTTTTTCCGCATCGGTGGCGAAGAGTTCATGGTGTTGCGCCTGCGTTCGGAGGAGGGCAGTACGCGCGCCCTCGCGGAGAAATGTCGTGCGGCGCTTGATGACTCGCAGATCCTGTCGTCCCGGCGTGTCACGGCCACCTTCAGCTGCGCAGAGTTCGACGGGCGCACCGAGATCGAACC
This window contains:
- a CDS encoding porin gives rise to the protein MSTKTLAVGSSALALSALLAAPAVAGPTYTSDNGGSFRWYGQLNLAYQGYDDGQEDYNRLVDNGNSGSRVGFWLEQPFGENTLKFRFETSLSLRGSDGVNQNDQGDITDWTRSDLRHVDLQWHTPRYGTFSLGQGSMAADGATGIDLSGTGVVAGSAVADAAGGYFLRDTAGNLTGIEIGDVFSTFDGSRRGRIRYDSPEFSGFTVSASYGEDILTRDADTQQYDIALNYLNEDLGDFTVAGALAVSWTEKGGSEDTRDTIASAAVLHEPTGLSLSAATGDRDTGGDYGYVKLGYTANLISVGATAFSVDYYDGSDLVSTNDSAESFGIAAVQNFDQQNLEAYIAYREYSYDDASATNYQDGSAILAGARWKF
- the tig gene encoding trigger factor, whose amino-acid sequence is MQVTETLNEGLKRGYAITIPATELEEKVNAKLAEAQPEIEMKGFRKGKVPMPLLKKQFGARLMGEVMQEAVDGAMNKHFEESGDRPALQPDVKMTNEDWKEGDDVNVEMSYEALPAIPEVDVSGVELEKLVVKAEDAAVTEALENLASSAQEFEAREEGAASEDGDQVVIDFVGKVDGEAFDGGSAEDYPLTLGSNSFIPGFEEQLVGVKAGDAKDVTVTFPEEYGAEHLAGKEAVFSCTVKEVKAPKAAEINDELAKKFGAEDLDQLKGQISERLEAEYAGAARQVMKRAALDALAELVSFDLPPSLVEAEAKQIAHQLWHEENPDVQGHDHPEIEPTDEHNKLAERRVRLGLLLAEMGQKAEVEVTDQEMTQAIMQQARQYPGQERQFFEFIQQNAQMQQQLRAPIFEDKVIDLVFDQAKVSEKEVSKEDLQKAVEALEEE
- a CDS encoding GGDEF domain-containing protein produces the protein MAAQTARTRVDFYLGACLAVVCAGMVVLNVCRADYILAGAIAALLLSVGADLQAAYRGRTLPIPIPAILIGLGAVILFSVWRLGPQLGFYVFPTLIGGYLAMPGRGALWYSITLIAGVTAVLVAIGADTALVLRLGFALLICVVFLSYAAKRIVEARDSLEDSAFLDPLTGCFNRRHLARVAQSQDLSKAALILFDLDYFKSVNDTYGHPTGDFVLRAVTSLVRQFLGPEDLFFRIGGEEFMVLRLRSEEGSTRALAEKCRAALDDSQILSSRRVTATFSCAEFDGRTEIEPVLGQADVALLQAKRAGRNRVV
- a CDS encoding response regulator; the encoded protein is MTKVLIVDDSPEDTEMLRRFCSELPSCVIETAASGSEGVARFEKWHADCVLLDYHLADNNGLSVLADLKARDPFVPVIVLSGRGSEELAAATMKAGATRYLTKRGLSLDMLRTAIEASIRWMQHAALSQRK